One window of the Pedobacter ginsengisoli genome contains the following:
- a CDS encoding tetratricopeptide repeat protein: MKNLLAILIMLPIMAIGQQKQSIEDAMKKMEELKKKMTPEQQAMMEKMGLQQTMKTVQKNMQPGKSGVAMMPMADPNIVPANISSLAVPSTPSDKGKLIAYLKPIFSQTEAAMKPENVKAVQKLLGKGAETGKYAMVFWTHNELDKALYLLANACITNPDDYVSINNLGALLTLSGYAHKSLPLLLYTQKFVPQSSTLLNNVGQAYLSLGYVDKAKPLLLSAIAKDSTKTEAYKAMALIAQKQGDNTLCGTYLEKAIANGDATAENINLLNKIAPEKDLTEYIRKRFKQFYKDHSVTKRFTVPAVPASYEEAVKRDGEIETYFRDFDATINATYKTQKELTKQYENQVQNNQVKKMAQMQQMMANAGKPGFSKSIQDMKASMSNPFMTQGAIMLSSIDNPQFSKSYYSRMKTETGNRLKSENELKQSLKTDFDNKINALEKEKKGLHDGEGQDAANARAVQIEKELCKLKVDRQAKWLEKMAEINNQYIHNMEDLLNQRLQEYLFWNTIVMQSLQDPTAVNYAAYVGYLNNLKSLAYPLFPTHVDGGLSKPCGDKMDVNNYKGKIHDWEREHCEVDFGIDLMVTGAKMNCEGWSVYADFKAGSFAYERSVDPVTWQTTGHSISAKAGKDKEFEIGKIKASIGASVETTVKFDGNMNPVDLSVKGAAGAELSGPFGGKAGADLGSVEISVSNGFNSAGPSIPGFGSDFLK; encoded by the coding sequence ATGAAAAATTTATTAGCAATTCTGATAATGTTGCCAATAATGGCGATAGGACAACAAAAGCAAAGCATAGAGGATGCCATGAAGAAAATGGAGGAATTGAAAAAAAAGATGACTCCGGAACAGCAGGCCATGATGGAAAAAATGGGGCTGCAACAAACTATGAAAACTGTTCAAAAAAATATGCAACCGGGCAAATCAGGTGTAGCTATGATGCCAATGGCTGATCCTAATATAGTTCCCGCAAATATCTCTTCACTTGCTGTACCATCTACCCCTTCGGATAAAGGAAAATTGATAGCTTATTTAAAACCAATTTTTTCGCAAACAGAAGCAGCAATGAAACCTGAGAATGTAAAAGCAGTTCAGAAATTATTGGGCAAAGGCGCTGAAACCGGAAAATATGCAATGGTATTCTGGACGCACAATGAACTAGACAAGGCATTGTACCTGCTTGCCAATGCCTGCATTACCAATCCAGATGACTATGTTTCTATCAATAACCTCGGTGCATTGCTTACCCTTTCGGGATATGCACATAAGTCTTTACCGTTACTTTTATATACTCAAAAATTTGTGCCACAAAGCAGCACATTACTTAATAACGTTGGTCAGGCTTATCTGAGCCTTGGGTATGTTGACAAAGCCAAACCGCTGCTTTTATCTGCCATAGCAAAAGATTCAACCAAAACCGAGGCATATAAGGCTATGGCGCTTATTGCACAAAAACAAGGAGACAATACCCTTTGTGGTACATATCTGGAAAAAGCTATTGCCAATGGCGATGCTACTGCCGAAAACATTAACCTGCTTAATAAGATAGCACCGGAAAAAGATCTGACTGAATACATCCGTAAGCGCTTTAAACAATTTTATAAAGATCATAGTGTTACCAAACGCTTTACTGTACCTGCAGTTCCTGCATCGTATGAAGAAGCAGTAAAACGCGACGGTGAGATTGAAACTTACTTTAGAGACTTTGATGCCACCATAAACGCAACCTATAAAACGCAAAAGGAACTGACAAAACAGTATGAAAATCAGGTACAGAATAACCAGGTTAAAAAAATGGCGCAGATGCAGCAAATGATGGCCAATGCAGGTAAGCCTGGTTTTTCAAAATCTATACAGGATATGAAAGCATCAATGAGCAATCCTTTTATGACACAAGGAGCCATTATGCTGTCAAGTATAGATAACCCGCAATTCAGCAAATCATATTACAGCCGGATGAAAACGGAAACAGGTAACAGGTTAAAAAGCGAAAATGAATTGAAACAGTCTTTAAAAACAGATTTTGACAATAAAATAAATGCGCTGGAAAAAGAAAAGAAAGGTCTGCACGATGGTGAAGGACAAGATGCAGCAAACGCACGGGCTGTGCAAATAGAAAAAGAGCTATGTAAATTAAAAGTAGACAGGCAGGCAAAATGGCTGGAGAAAATGGCTGAAATAAATAATCAATATATCCATAACATGGAAGACCTGCTTAACCAGCGCTTACAGGAATATCTTTTTTGGAACACCATAGTGATGCAATCCTTGCAAGATCCTACGGCAGTTAACTACGCAGCTTATGTTGGTTATTTAAATAACCTCAAAAGCCTTGCATATCCGCTTTTCCCTACGCATGTGGATGGAGGATTGTCAAAACCTTGTGGCGACAAAATGGACGTCAACAATTATAAAGGAAAAATACACGACTGGGAAAGAGAACACTGCGAGGTAGATTTTGGAATAGACCTTATGGTAACCGGAGCTAAAATGAACTGTGAAGGCTGGTCTGTTTACGCAGATTTTAAAGCGGGTTCATTTGCCTATGAACGTAGTGTTGATCCAGTAACCTGGCAAACCACCGGCCACAGTATTTCTGCAAAGGCTGGTAAGGATAAAGAATTTGAAATAGGTAAAATTAAAGCATCAATAGGCGCATCGGTAGAAACCACTGTAAAGTTTGATGGCAACATGAACCCTGTTGATTTAAGTGTAAAAGGCGCAGCCGGCGCAGAGTTAAGTGGCCCTTTTGGAGGTAAAGCGGGTGCTGATTTAGGCTCAGTTGAAATAAGTGTAAGTAATGGATTCAATTCAGCAGGCCCATCTATACCAGGCTTCGGCAGCGATTTTTTGAAATAA
- a CDS encoding lipocalin family protein: MKSISVFFLFNLMLFITSICCAQKQTFDVVSYSTPKGWQKTENEGGIQLSVTDKKTGGYAIALITKSRATNASAKDNFNDSWESLVKKTVQVTEAPTMSDMLVEKGWDAITGQANYTDGKVKGLVTLITATGNGKMADVVIMTNTSIYQEEVLAFLNSLELNETATQQSNTINTSANTNSGSLVGVWSANLLETSGYANGYPQYTAGYFRKEYQLNADGTYLFLFKTWSVFMKTILFGYETGTWSATGNQLTITPKQGKSEEWSKSASGRTTEWGARIKSGTGKLETITYRYETKYYSGSKDYVLILNFDKSTGREGTEQKQATYTKRTEHLIDLPPGTKINSEGKPEALQQNNSKQTTNNNSSPLVGKTWEGSSSEKMGSGNMQMNTGGFFTKQYQFNTDGTYRFVNVLASHFTDTKTMGYETGTWAVNGNQLTINPTSGQNEEWSKVGKTSNGNSDVGNRAINDTWSKKLKTSTRKLEKYTYTFSVEKNGDNTALIMERNGKTERDGDGKISYLNETPSEKGVKLPNGIK; encoded by the coding sequence ATGAAATCTATAAGCGTATTTTTTTTGTTTAACCTGATGTTGTTCATAACCAGCATCTGTTGCGCCCAAAAACAAACTTTTGATGTTGTTTCTTACTCAACACCCAAAGGCTGGCAAAAAACAGAAAATGAAGGCGGTATACAATTGTCAGTTACTGATAAAAAAACAGGTGGCTATGCCATAGCGTTAATTACAAAATCAAGAGCTACTAATGCATCGGCTAAAGATAATTTTAACGACAGTTGGGAGAGCTTGGTAAAAAAAACGGTACAGGTTACAGAAGCTCCCACCATGTCTGATATGCTTGTAGAAAAAGGCTGGGATGCGATTACAGGCCAGGCAAACTATACCGATGGAAAGGTGAAGGGCTTGGTAACGCTGATTACCGCTACCGGAAATGGTAAAATGGCTGATGTAGTGATCATGACCAATACCAGTATATACCAGGAAGAAGTTTTGGCTTTTCTAAATAGCCTGGAACTAAATGAAACTGCAACTCAACAAAGCAATACCATTAATACATCTGCAAATACAAACAGCGGTTCACTTGTTGGTGTGTGGTCTGCTAATTTACTGGAAACATCTGGTTATGCGAATGGCTATCCACAATATACCGCAGGCTATTTTAGAAAAGAATACCAATTAAATGCTGATGGCACCTACCTGTTTTTATTTAAAACATGGTCGGTATTTATGAAGACAATTTTGTTTGGTTACGAAACAGGTACCTGGTCAGCAACTGGTAATCAGTTGACCATTACACCCAAACAAGGCAAAAGTGAAGAATGGAGCAAATCAGCAAGTGGAAGGACGACTGAATGGGGAGCCAGGATAAAATCAGGAACAGGTAAATTAGAAACGATTACCTATCGGTATGAAACAAAATATTATTCGGGAAGTAAAGATTATGTGCTCATACTAAATTTCGATAAGTCGACAGGAAGGGAAGGCACGGAACAAAAACAAGCTACTTATACCAAGCGCACTGAACATCTAATTGACCTACCACCGGGAACAAAAATCAACAGCGAAGGCAAACCAGAAGCCTTACAACAAAACAATTCCAAGCAAACTACCAATAACAATTCTTCACCACTTGTCGGAAAAACATGGGAAGGTAGCAGTTCAGAAAAAATGGGATCAGGAAATATGCAAATGAACACTGGTGGATTTTTCACGAAGCAATACCAATTCAACACAGATGGAACTTACCGATTTGTAAATGTCCTTGCATCGCACTTTACGGATACCAAAACGATGGGCTATGAAACAGGAACATGGGCAGTAAACGGAAACCAACTTACCATTAATCCAACAAGTGGGCAAAATGAAGAATGGAGCAAAGTGGGCAAAACATCTAACGGTAATAGTGATGTGGGCAATCGTGCTATTAATGATACCTGGAGTAAAAAATTAAAAACCAGTACAAGAAAATTAGAGAAATATACCTACACCTTTTCTGTTGAAAAAAATGGAGATAACACTGCGCTTATAATGGAACGCAACGGAAAGACAGAGAGAGATGGCGACGGTAAAATATCATACCTCAACGAAACACCTTCTGAAAAAGGAGTTAAACTACCAAACGGAATAAAATAA